The following proteins come from a genomic window of Spea bombifrons isolate aSpeBom1 chromosome 10, aSpeBom1.2.pri, whole genome shotgun sequence:
- the NUDT21 gene encoding cleavage and polyadenylation specificity factor subunit 5: MSVLPPNRSQTGWPRGVNQFGNKYLQQTKPLTLERTINLYPLTNYTFGTKEPLYEKDSSVAARFQRMREEFDKIGMRRTVEGVLIVHEHRLPHVLLLQLGTTFFKLPGGELNPGEDEVEGLKRLMTEILGRQDGVQQDWVIDDCIGNWWRPNFEPPQYPYIPAHITKPKEHKKLFLVQLQEKALFAVPKNYKLVAAPLFELYDNAPGYGPIISSLPQLLSRFNFIYN; encoded by the exons ATGTCGGTGCTGCCTCCAAACCGCTCCCAGACCGGGTGGCCCCGCGGTGTAAACCAGTTCGGGAATAAATACCTGCAGCAAACCAAACCACTGACTCTGGAGAGGACCATAAACCT atATCCTCTTACAAATTACACGTTTGGCACGAAGGAGCCCCTGTACGAGAAGGACAGTTCGGTGGCTGCGCGCTTCCAGCGCATGCGGGAGGAGTTTGATAAGATCGGGATGAGACGGACGGTTGAGGGGGTTCTTATTGTACACGAGCACAGACTACCCCATGTTCTCTTATTGCAGCTGGGTACCACCTTCTTCAAACT ACCTGGGGGTGAGCTGAACCCTGGAGAGGATGAGGTGGAAGGCTTGAAGCGTTTGATGACAGAA ATCCTAGGCCGTCAGGATGGAGTGCAGCAAGATTGGGTCATTGATGACTGCATTGGAAACTGGTGGAGGCCAAACTTTGAACCACCTCAG TATCCATACATTCCAGCTCACATTACGAAACCTAAGGAACACAAGAAGCTGTTTCTGGTGCAGTTGCAAGAAAAAG CGTTATTTGCTGTCCCGAAGAACTACAAACTTGTCGCTGCTCCGCTGTTTGAACTATACGACAATGCCCCCGGTTACGGCCCGATCATTTCCAGCCTCCCGCAGCTCCTAAGCAG gttcAACTTTATTTACAACTGA